A single region of the Salvia miltiorrhiza cultivar Shanhuang (shh) chromosome 8, IMPLAD_Smil_shh, whole genome shotgun sequence genome encodes:
- the LOC130997863 gene encoding uncharacterized protein LOC130997863 isoform X3 has translation MKPELGLDIKYPSELIKTEPGFGSGDPNRPESNGSGWMDHCYVRRVRPSEANGFAVYTRNKRLKSTSVDRTACAAKIEGDSAVSVKFEDGMSLKDEFVVNGGHALNVDKAGVNLGFLGGESEEEMMEIEVKEEPIPLAAVRTDGRRRFTRSVLVDSELENGDSGNLRDTVILEADGLVSEELALLGSTKTRKLEMKMSKKILIKGRPTTVRELFETGLLEGYPVFYNGGKRGFPLRGTIKDAGILCSCSFCKGVRVVPPCQFEIHACKSYRRASQYICLENGKSLLDVVKECRKSSVKTLEETIQNFIGPMPVKESVICRNCSGSFLATSAAKVELLCDSCMVILNSDFDAESVKSRPLEPLLGLSVSENGEVHGTPLKRGRRGRKKRKHSELRACIKSSGKSSLRGATRKKGQVKITKMLSLPASALKPPGSATLTYSKSLSDPTSNGSTSSGGLLRNKTTRKILKKLSNTALLSKSSKVASPPISENSKSSSKKITKKDQRMHKLVFENDGLPDGTEVAYYSNGKKLRDGYKMGSGIICRCCSTLVSPSQFEAHAGWASRRKPYMYIYTSNGVSLHEFAVSLLKGRKCSSKDNDDLCIICADGGKLVLCDACPRAFHKECASLSSIPRGKWYCTYCQNMFLREKFVEWNANAVAAGRVSGIDPIEQITNRCIRIVKNPEEAEVIACVICRGYDFSKSGFGPRTVILCDQCEKEYHVGCLKKCKLADLKELPKGKWFCSGNCKWIYSALQNVLNAGSEKLPDSTLDIIRKKLTDKSSDSDLDVRWRLLNGKIASRETRVLLSQAVAIFHDCFDPIVDSETGRDFIPSLVYGRNIRGQDFSGIYCAILTVNSTVVSAGILRFFGEEIAELPLAATRIGHQGKGYFQLLYSCIEKLLAFLNVKSFVLPATDEAKSIWTEKFGFNKIPEEQLLNYRKICWQMIGFKGTSMLEKPVPKCRIINQDEADPDDVPLQ, from the exons ATGAAGCCCGAACTGGGTTTGGATATCAAGTATCCGAGTGAATTGATTAAGACTGAACCAGGATTCGGGTCAGGAGATCCGAACCGACCCGAATCGAACGGTTCGGGTTGGATGGATCACTGCTATGTGCGCAGGGTGAGGCCGAGTGAGGCGAATGGTTTCGCGGTGTATACGAGGAATAAGAGGTTGAAGAGTACAAGTGTGGATAGAACTGCTTGTGCGGCTAAAATTGAGGGAGATTCTGCAGTATCAGTTAAATTTGAGGATGGTATGAGTTTGAAAGATGAATTTGTTGTTAATGGTGGTCATGCGTTGAATGTGGATAAAGCTGGGGTTAATTTGGGGTTTTTGGGAGGGGAGAGTGAGGAGGAGATGATGGAGATTGAAGTGAAAGAGGAGCCTATTCCTTTGGCGGCAGTGAGGACCGATGGGAGACGGAGGTTTACGCGCTCTGTGCTTGTTGACTCTGAATTGGAGAATGGGGATTCAGGTAATCTGAGGGATACGGTGATCTTGGAGGCAGATGGATTGGTGAGTGAAGAATTGGCGCTGTTGGGTAGTACCAAGACTAGGAAATTGGAGATGAAGATGTCGAAGAAAATTCTTATAAAAGGGCGGCCGACAACAGTTAGAGAGCTCTTCGAGACTGGGCTGCTAGAAGGATATCCAGTTTTCTACAATGGTGGCAAGAGG GGATTCCCACTACGTGGTACGATAAAAGATGCTGGAATCCTATGTTCTTGTAGTTTCTGCAAGGGAGTACGG GTAGTTCCACCCTGCCAATTTGAGATACATGCCTGCAAATCATATAGACGTGCATCACAATATATTTGCTTAGAGAATGGGAAGAGCCTACTCGATGTGGTCAAAGAATGCCGAAAATCATCTGTTAAAACTTTAGAAGAAACAATACAGAACTTCATAGGTCCTATGCCTGTGAAGGAATCTGTCATCTGTAGAAATTGTTCTG GGTCATTTCTTGCGACATCTGCTGCAAAGGTGGAGCTACTCTGTGATTCTTGCATGGTTATTCTAAATTCAGATTTTGATGCAGAAAGTGTGAAATCAAG GCCTTTGGAGCCATTATTAGGTTTATCAGTTTCTGAAAATGGTGAAGTACATGGCACTCCCCTAAAAAGAGGTCGCCGaggaagaaaaaagagaaa GCATTCAGAGCTCAGGGCCTGTATAAAATCATCAGGAAAATCCTCGTTGCGTGGTGCAACAAGAAAGAAGGGCCAAGTGAAGATAACTAAGAT GCTGTCACTACCAGCTTCTGCCTTAAAGCCTCCTGGAAGTGCTACATTGACGTATTCCAAATCATTATCTGATCCAACTTCAAATGGCAGTACTTCCTCTGGCGGCTTACTGAGGAACAAGACTACAAGAAAGATACTAAAAAA GTTGTCGAATACCGCGTTACTCTCAAAGTCCTCAAAAGTTGCATCTCCTCCCATCTCTGAGAACTCAAAAAGTTCCTCAAAGAAGATAACTAAAAA GGACCAGAGGATGCACAAGCTGGTCTTTGAGAATGATGGATTGCCAGATGGAACTGAAGTTGCTTATTATTCTAATGGCAAG AAGTTGCGTGATGGCTATAAAATGGGATCGGGAATAATTTGCCGCTGCTGTAGCACTTTG GTTAGCCCATCTCAGTTTGAGGCTCATGCTGGTTGGGCCTCCCGCCGGAAACC GTATATGTATATCTACACATCTAATGGTGTGTCTCTCCATGAGTTTGCTGTCTCTCTGTTAAAAGGGCGCAAGTGTTCTTCAAAAGACAATGATGACTTGTGCATCATCTGCGCAGATGGTGGGAAACTTGTACTATGTGATGCCTGTCCGAGAGCCTTTCACAAAG AATGTGCCTCTTTATCGAGCATACCTCGTGGTAAATGGTATTGCACCTATTGCCAAAACATGTTTCTTAGAGAAAAATTTGTTGAGTGGAACGCCAATGCTGTTGCAGCTGGGAGAGTGTCAGGTATTGATCCAATTGAGCAAATAACAAATCGTTGCATTCGAATTGTCAAGAACCCCGAAGAAGCAGAAGTTATAGCTTGCGTAATCTGCAG aGGCTATGATTTCAGTAAGTCTGGCTTTGGTCCCCGTACTGTTATATTGTGTGATCAG TGTGAAAAGGAATATCATGTGGGATGTTTGAAAAAATGCAAGTTGGCTGATTTGAAG GAACTTCCAAAGGGAAAGTGGTTCTGCTCTGGGAACTGCAAATGGATATATTCTGCTCTGCAGAATGTACTAAATGCAGGTTCAGAAAAGCTCCCTGATTCCACCTTGGACATTATAAGAAAGAAGCTAACAGACAAAAGTTCTGATTCTGATCTTGACGTGAGATGGAGACTTCTGAATGGGAAAATTGCATCTCGGGAAACCAGAGTGTTGCTATCGCAGGCTGTAGCTATATTTCAT GATTGTTTTGACCCTATAGTTGATTCAGAAACTGGACGTGACTTCATTCCATCTTTGGTTTATGG GAGGAATATAAGGGGTCAAGACTTCAGTGGGATATACTGTGCTATTCTGACTGTGAA CTCAACTGTTGTATCAGCTGGTATCCTTCGGTTTTTTGGAGAAGAAATTGCTGAACTTCCTTTGGCTGCAACACGCATTGGTCATCAGGGAAAG GGATACTTTCAACTACTTTATTCGTGCATCGAAAAATTGCTTGCGTTTCTGAATGTCAAAAGTTTTGTTCTCCCAGCAACAGATGAGGCAAAGTCAATTTGGACAGAGAAGTTTGGGTTTAATAAGATACCGGAAGAGCAG CTTTTGAATTACAGAAAAATCTGTTGGCAAATGATTGGTTTCAAGGGGACATCCATGTTAGAGAAACCAGTTCCTAAATGTAGAATTATCAATCAAGATGAAGCAGACCCAGATGATGTTCCGTTGCAGTGA
- the LOC130997863 gene encoding uncharacterized protein LOC130997863 isoform X2 encodes MKPELGLDIKYPSELIKTEPGFGSGDPNRPESNGSGWMDHCYVRRVRPSEANGFAVYTRNKRLKSTSVDRTACAAKIEGDSAVSVKFEDGMSLKDEFVVNGGHALNVDKAGVNLGFLGGESEEEMMEIEVKEEPIPLAAVRTDGRRRFTRSVLVDSELENGDSGNLRDTVILEADGLVSEELALLGSTKTRKLEMKMSKKILIKGRPTTVRELFETGLLEGYPVFYNGGKRGFPLRGTIKDAGILCSCSFCKGVRVGANLEVVPPCQFEIHACKSYRRASQYICLENGKSLLDVVKECRKSSVKTLEETIQNFIGPMPVKESVICRNCSGSFLATSAAKVELLCDSCMVILNSDFDAESVKSRPLEPLLGLSVSENGEVHGTPLKRGRRGRKKRKHSELRACIKSSGKSSLRGATRKKGQVKITKMLSLPASALKPPGSATLTYSKSLSDPTSNGSTSSGGLLRNKTTRKILKKLSNTALLSKSSKVASPPISENSKSSSKKITKKDQRMHKLVFENDGLPDGTEVAYYSNGKLRDGYKMGSGIICRCCSTLVSPSQFEAHAGWASRRKPYMYIYTSNGVSLHEFAVSLLKGRKCSSKDNDDLCIICADGGKLVLCDACPRAFHKECASLSSIPRGKWYCTYCQNMFLREKFVEWNANAVAAGRVSGIDPIEQITNRCIRIVKNPEEAEVIACVICRGYDFSKSGFGPRTVILCDQCEKEYHVGCLKKCKLADLKELPKGKWFCSGNCKWIYSALQNVLNAGSEKLPDSTLDIIRKKLTDKSSDSDLDVRWRLLNGKIASRETRVLLSQAVAIFHDCFDPIVDSETGRDFIPSLVYGRNIRGQDFSGIYCAILTVNSTVVSAGILRFFGEEIAELPLAATRIGHQGKGYFQLLYSCIEKLLAFLNVKSFVLPATDEAKSIWTEKFGFNKIPEEQLLNYRKICWQMIGFKGTSMLEKPVPKCRIINQDEADPDDVPLQ; translated from the exons ATGAAGCCCGAACTGGGTTTGGATATCAAGTATCCGAGTGAATTGATTAAGACTGAACCAGGATTCGGGTCAGGAGATCCGAACCGACCCGAATCGAACGGTTCGGGTTGGATGGATCACTGCTATGTGCGCAGGGTGAGGCCGAGTGAGGCGAATGGTTTCGCGGTGTATACGAGGAATAAGAGGTTGAAGAGTACAAGTGTGGATAGAACTGCTTGTGCGGCTAAAATTGAGGGAGATTCTGCAGTATCAGTTAAATTTGAGGATGGTATGAGTTTGAAAGATGAATTTGTTGTTAATGGTGGTCATGCGTTGAATGTGGATAAAGCTGGGGTTAATTTGGGGTTTTTGGGAGGGGAGAGTGAGGAGGAGATGATGGAGATTGAAGTGAAAGAGGAGCCTATTCCTTTGGCGGCAGTGAGGACCGATGGGAGACGGAGGTTTACGCGCTCTGTGCTTGTTGACTCTGAATTGGAGAATGGGGATTCAGGTAATCTGAGGGATACGGTGATCTTGGAGGCAGATGGATTGGTGAGTGAAGAATTGGCGCTGTTGGGTAGTACCAAGACTAGGAAATTGGAGATGAAGATGTCGAAGAAAATTCTTATAAAAGGGCGGCCGACAACAGTTAGAGAGCTCTTCGAGACTGGGCTGCTAGAAGGATATCCAGTTTTCTACAATGGTGGCAAGAGG GGATTCCCACTACGTGGTACGATAAAAGATGCTGGAATCCTATGTTCTTGTAGTTTCTGCAAGGGAGTACGGGTGGGTGCTAATCTTGAG GTAGTTCCACCCTGCCAATTTGAGATACATGCCTGCAAATCATATAGACGTGCATCACAATATATTTGCTTAGAGAATGGGAAGAGCCTACTCGATGTGGTCAAAGAATGCCGAAAATCATCTGTTAAAACTTTAGAAGAAACAATACAGAACTTCATAGGTCCTATGCCTGTGAAGGAATCTGTCATCTGTAGAAATTGTTCTG GGTCATTTCTTGCGACATCTGCTGCAAAGGTGGAGCTACTCTGTGATTCTTGCATGGTTATTCTAAATTCAGATTTTGATGCAGAAAGTGTGAAATCAAG GCCTTTGGAGCCATTATTAGGTTTATCAGTTTCTGAAAATGGTGAAGTACATGGCACTCCCCTAAAAAGAGGTCGCCGaggaagaaaaaagagaaa GCATTCAGAGCTCAGGGCCTGTATAAAATCATCAGGAAAATCCTCGTTGCGTGGTGCAACAAGAAAGAAGGGCCAAGTGAAGATAACTAAGAT GCTGTCACTACCAGCTTCTGCCTTAAAGCCTCCTGGAAGTGCTACATTGACGTATTCCAAATCATTATCTGATCCAACTTCAAATGGCAGTACTTCCTCTGGCGGCTTACTGAGGAACAAGACTACAAGAAAGATACTAAAAAA GTTGTCGAATACCGCGTTACTCTCAAAGTCCTCAAAAGTTGCATCTCCTCCCATCTCTGAGAACTCAAAAAGTTCCTCAAAGAAGATAACTAAAAA GGACCAGAGGATGCACAAGCTGGTCTTTGAGAATGATGGATTGCCAGATGGAACTGAAGTTGCTTATTATTCTAATGGCAAG TTGCGTGATGGCTATAAAATGGGATCGGGAATAATTTGCCGCTGCTGTAGCACTTTG GTTAGCCCATCTCAGTTTGAGGCTCATGCTGGTTGGGCCTCCCGCCGGAAACC GTATATGTATATCTACACATCTAATGGTGTGTCTCTCCATGAGTTTGCTGTCTCTCTGTTAAAAGGGCGCAAGTGTTCTTCAAAAGACAATGATGACTTGTGCATCATCTGCGCAGATGGTGGGAAACTTGTACTATGTGATGCCTGTCCGAGAGCCTTTCACAAAG AATGTGCCTCTTTATCGAGCATACCTCGTGGTAAATGGTATTGCACCTATTGCCAAAACATGTTTCTTAGAGAAAAATTTGTTGAGTGGAACGCCAATGCTGTTGCAGCTGGGAGAGTGTCAGGTATTGATCCAATTGAGCAAATAACAAATCGTTGCATTCGAATTGTCAAGAACCCCGAAGAAGCAGAAGTTATAGCTTGCGTAATCTGCAG aGGCTATGATTTCAGTAAGTCTGGCTTTGGTCCCCGTACTGTTATATTGTGTGATCAG TGTGAAAAGGAATATCATGTGGGATGTTTGAAAAAATGCAAGTTGGCTGATTTGAAG GAACTTCCAAAGGGAAAGTGGTTCTGCTCTGGGAACTGCAAATGGATATATTCTGCTCTGCAGAATGTACTAAATGCAGGTTCAGAAAAGCTCCCTGATTCCACCTTGGACATTATAAGAAAGAAGCTAACAGACAAAAGTTCTGATTCTGATCTTGACGTGAGATGGAGACTTCTGAATGGGAAAATTGCATCTCGGGAAACCAGAGTGTTGCTATCGCAGGCTGTAGCTATATTTCAT GATTGTTTTGACCCTATAGTTGATTCAGAAACTGGACGTGACTTCATTCCATCTTTGGTTTATGG GAGGAATATAAGGGGTCAAGACTTCAGTGGGATATACTGTGCTATTCTGACTGTGAA CTCAACTGTTGTATCAGCTGGTATCCTTCGGTTTTTTGGAGAAGAAATTGCTGAACTTCCTTTGGCTGCAACACGCATTGGTCATCAGGGAAAG GGATACTTTCAACTACTTTATTCGTGCATCGAAAAATTGCTTGCGTTTCTGAATGTCAAAAGTTTTGTTCTCCCAGCAACAGATGAGGCAAAGTCAATTTGGACAGAGAAGTTTGGGTTTAATAAGATACCGGAAGAGCAG CTTTTGAATTACAGAAAAATCTGTTGGCAAATGATTGGTTTCAAGGGGACATCCATGTTAGAGAAACCAGTTCCTAAATGTAGAATTATCAATCAAGATGAAGCAGACCCAGATGATGTTCCGTTGCAGTGA
- the LOC130997863 gene encoding uncharacterized protein LOC130997863 isoform X4, whose product MKPELGLDIKYPSELIKTEPGFGSGDPNRPESNGSGWMDHCYVRRVRPSEANGFAVYTRNKRLKSTSVDRTACAAKIEGDSAVSVKFEDGMSLKDEFVVNGGHALNVDKAGVNLGFLGGESEEEMMEIEVKEEPIPLAAVRTDGRRRFTRSVLVDSELENGDSGNLRDTVILEADGLVSEELALLGSTKTRKLEMKMSKKILIKGRPTTVRELFETGLLEGYPVFYNGGKRGFPLRGTIKDAGILCSCSFCKGVRVVPPCQFEIHACKSYRRASQYICLENGKSLLDVVKECRKSSVKTLEETIQNFIGPMPVKESVICRNCSGSFLATSAAKVELLCDSCMVILNSDFDAESVKSRPLEPLLGLSVSENGEVHGTPLKRGRRGRKKRKHSELRACIKSSGKSSLRGATRKKGQVKITKMLSLPASALKPPGSATLTYSKSLSDPTSNGSTSSGGLLRNKTTRKILKKLSNTALLSKSSKVASPPISENSKSSSKKITKKDQRMHKLVFENDGLPDGTEVAYYSNGKLRDGYKMGSGIICRCCSTLVSPSQFEAHAGWASRRKPYMYIYTSNGVSLHEFAVSLLKGRKCSSKDNDDLCIICADGGKLVLCDACPRAFHKECASLSSIPRGKWYCTYCQNMFLREKFVEWNANAVAAGRVSGIDPIEQITNRCIRIVKNPEEAEVIACVICRGYDFSKSGFGPRTVILCDQCEKEYHVGCLKKCKLADLKELPKGKWFCSGNCKWIYSALQNVLNAGSEKLPDSTLDIIRKKLTDKSSDSDLDVRWRLLNGKIASRETRVLLSQAVAIFHDCFDPIVDSETGRDFIPSLVYGRNIRGQDFSGIYCAILTVNSTVVSAGILRFFGEEIAELPLAATRIGHQGKGYFQLLYSCIEKLLAFLNVKSFVLPATDEAKSIWTEKFGFNKIPEEQLLNYRKICWQMIGFKGTSMLEKPVPKCRIINQDEADPDDVPLQ is encoded by the exons ATGAAGCCCGAACTGGGTTTGGATATCAAGTATCCGAGTGAATTGATTAAGACTGAACCAGGATTCGGGTCAGGAGATCCGAACCGACCCGAATCGAACGGTTCGGGTTGGATGGATCACTGCTATGTGCGCAGGGTGAGGCCGAGTGAGGCGAATGGTTTCGCGGTGTATACGAGGAATAAGAGGTTGAAGAGTACAAGTGTGGATAGAACTGCTTGTGCGGCTAAAATTGAGGGAGATTCTGCAGTATCAGTTAAATTTGAGGATGGTATGAGTTTGAAAGATGAATTTGTTGTTAATGGTGGTCATGCGTTGAATGTGGATAAAGCTGGGGTTAATTTGGGGTTTTTGGGAGGGGAGAGTGAGGAGGAGATGATGGAGATTGAAGTGAAAGAGGAGCCTATTCCTTTGGCGGCAGTGAGGACCGATGGGAGACGGAGGTTTACGCGCTCTGTGCTTGTTGACTCTGAATTGGAGAATGGGGATTCAGGTAATCTGAGGGATACGGTGATCTTGGAGGCAGATGGATTGGTGAGTGAAGAATTGGCGCTGTTGGGTAGTACCAAGACTAGGAAATTGGAGATGAAGATGTCGAAGAAAATTCTTATAAAAGGGCGGCCGACAACAGTTAGAGAGCTCTTCGAGACTGGGCTGCTAGAAGGATATCCAGTTTTCTACAATGGTGGCAAGAGG GGATTCCCACTACGTGGTACGATAAAAGATGCTGGAATCCTATGTTCTTGTAGTTTCTGCAAGGGAGTACGG GTAGTTCCACCCTGCCAATTTGAGATACATGCCTGCAAATCATATAGACGTGCATCACAATATATTTGCTTAGAGAATGGGAAGAGCCTACTCGATGTGGTCAAAGAATGCCGAAAATCATCTGTTAAAACTTTAGAAGAAACAATACAGAACTTCATAGGTCCTATGCCTGTGAAGGAATCTGTCATCTGTAGAAATTGTTCTG GGTCATTTCTTGCGACATCTGCTGCAAAGGTGGAGCTACTCTGTGATTCTTGCATGGTTATTCTAAATTCAGATTTTGATGCAGAAAGTGTGAAATCAAG GCCTTTGGAGCCATTATTAGGTTTATCAGTTTCTGAAAATGGTGAAGTACATGGCACTCCCCTAAAAAGAGGTCGCCGaggaagaaaaaagagaaa GCATTCAGAGCTCAGGGCCTGTATAAAATCATCAGGAAAATCCTCGTTGCGTGGTGCAACAAGAAAGAAGGGCCAAGTGAAGATAACTAAGAT GCTGTCACTACCAGCTTCTGCCTTAAAGCCTCCTGGAAGTGCTACATTGACGTATTCCAAATCATTATCTGATCCAACTTCAAATGGCAGTACTTCCTCTGGCGGCTTACTGAGGAACAAGACTACAAGAAAGATACTAAAAAA GTTGTCGAATACCGCGTTACTCTCAAAGTCCTCAAAAGTTGCATCTCCTCCCATCTCTGAGAACTCAAAAAGTTCCTCAAAGAAGATAACTAAAAA GGACCAGAGGATGCACAAGCTGGTCTTTGAGAATGATGGATTGCCAGATGGAACTGAAGTTGCTTATTATTCTAATGGCAAG TTGCGTGATGGCTATAAAATGGGATCGGGAATAATTTGCCGCTGCTGTAGCACTTTG GTTAGCCCATCTCAGTTTGAGGCTCATGCTGGTTGGGCCTCCCGCCGGAAACC GTATATGTATATCTACACATCTAATGGTGTGTCTCTCCATGAGTTTGCTGTCTCTCTGTTAAAAGGGCGCAAGTGTTCTTCAAAAGACAATGATGACTTGTGCATCATCTGCGCAGATGGTGGGAAACTTGTACTATGTGATGCCTGTCCGAGAGCCTTTCACAAAG AATGTGCCTCTTTATCGAGCATACCTCGTGGTAAATGGTATTGCACCTATTGCCAAAACATGTTTCTTAGAGAAAAATTTGTTGAGTGGAACGCCAATGCTGTTGCAGCTGGGAGAGTGTCAGGTATTGATCCAATTGAGCAAATAACAAATCGTTGCATTCGAATTGTCAAGAACCCCGAAGAAGCAGAAGTTATAGCTTGCGTAATCTGCAG aGGCTATGATTTCAGTAAGTCTGGCTTTGGTCCCCGTACTGTTATATTGTGTGATCAG TGTGAAAAGGAATATCATGTGGGATGTTTGAAAAAATGCAAGTTGGCTGATTTGAAG GAACTTCCAAAGGGAAAGTGGTTCTGCTCTGGGAACTGCAAATGGATATATTCTGCTCTGCAGAATGTACTAAATGCAGGTTCAGAAAAGCTCCCTGATTCCACCTTGGACATTATAAGAAAGAAGCTAACAGACAAAAGTTCTGATTCTGATCTTGACGTGAGATGGAGACTTCTGAATGGGAAAATTGCATCTCGGGAAACCAGAGTGTTGCTATCGCAGGCTGTAGCTATATTTCAT GATTGTTTTGACCCTATAGTTGATTCAGAAACTGGACGTGACTTCATTCCATCTTTGGTTTATGG GAGGAATATAAGGGGTCAAGACTTCAGTGGGATATACTGTGCTATTCTGACTGTGAA CTCAACTGTTGTATCAGCTGGTATCCTTCGGTTTTTTGGAGAAGAAATTGCTGAACTTCCTTTGGCTGCAACACGCATTGGTCATCAGGGAAAG GGATACTTTCAACTACTTTATTCGTGCATCGAAAAATTGCTTGCGTTTCTGAATGTCAAAAGTTTTGTTCTCCCAGCAACAGATGAGGCAAAGTCAATTTGGACAGAGAAGTTTGGGTTTAATAAGATACCGGAAGAGCAG CTTTTGAATTACAGAAAAATCTGTTGGCAAATGATTGGTTTCAAGGGGACATCCATGTTAGAGAAACCAGTTCCTAAATGTAGAATTATCAATCAAGATGAAGCAGACCCAGATGATGTTCCGTTGCAGTGA